A DNA window from Janibacter sp. A1S7 contains the following coding sequences:
- a CDS encoding ABC transporter ATP-binding protein, with product MTAPILTVEDLAVSYGRVEAVRGVSFEVAAGDLITLVGANGAGKSSVINAVSGVVRPSGGRITFEGKDVTRTQAHTLVADGLVQVPEGRQVLATLTIHENLQLGGWHSNDKAAIDEVYERFPVLAERRELPAGALSGGEQQMLAIGRALVARPRLMLLDEPSMGLAPKIVDEVFTVIREIRATGTTVVLVEQNARRALQAADHGYLMATGEIVHAGPAAELLADEKIVQAYLGVE from the coding sequence ATGACCGCACCGATCCTGACGGTGGAGGACCTCGCCGTGAGCTACGGGCGGGTCGAGGCCGTACGTGGGGTCTCCTTCGAGGTGGCCGCCGGTGACCTGATCACCCTGGTGGGCGCCAACGGCGCGGGGAAGTCCTCGGTGATCAACGCCGTCTCCGGGGTGGTGCGTCCCTCCGGGGGCAGGATCACCTTCGAGGGGAAGGACGTCACCCGCACCCAGGCGCACACGCTGGTGGCCGACGGCCTCGTGCAGGTGCCCGAGGGACGACAGGTGCTGGCGACGCTGACGATCCACGAGAACCTGCAGCTGGGCGGGTGGCACAGCAACGACAAGGCAGCGATCGACGAGGTCTACGAGCGCTTCCCGGTGCTCGCCGAGCGGCGCGAGCTGCCGGCCGGTGCTCTGTCCGGTGGTGAGCAGCAGATGCTCGCGATCGGTCGGGCCCTGGTGGCCAGGCCCCGGCTGATGCTCCTCGACGAGCCGTCGATGGGATTGGCGCCGAAGATCGTCGACGAGGTCTTCACCGTCATCCGGGAGATCCGCGCCACCGGCACCACGGTGGTGCTCGTCGAGCAGAACGCCCGCCGGGCGTTGCAGGCCGCCGACCACGGCTACCTCATGGCCACCGGTGAGATCGTGCACGCCGGGCCTGCGGCCGAGCTGTTGGCGGACGAGAAGATCGTGCAGGCGTATCTGGGGGTTGAGTAG
- a CDS encoding GNAT family N-acetyltransferase, with translation MWLQRQLADDDELSGFDCGVHDLDAWLYRHAHRMHRQGIVRVYVWVNEATPDDVVAYAAIQPTQVVARDLTRGTAGGHSLVPGYLIARLALHRDLQGQGEGAQLLLSALEVCLAAADVGGGRIIVVDPIDETARAFYETFGFTPTKGPGDRLVMKMSTAAAALRDDVSPA, from the coding sequence ATGTGGCTCCAGCGCCAACTGGCCGACGACGACGAGCTCAGCGGCTTCGACTGCGGAGTCCACGACCTCGATGCCTGGTTGTACAGGCACGCGCACCGTATGCACCGGCAGGGCATCGTTCGCGTGTACGTCTGGGTCAACGAGGCGACGCCGGATGACGTCGTCGCCTACGCCGCCATCCAGCCGACGCAGGTCGTCGCCCGGGACCTCACTCGGGGCACGGCTGGCGGCCACAGCCTCGTGCCCGGCTACCTCATCGCCCGGCTCGCGCTGCATCGTGACCTCCAGGGTCAGGGAGAGGGGGCTCAACTCCTCCTCAGCGCGCTCGAGGTGTGCCTCGCGGCCGCCGACGTGGGAGGTGGACGCATCATCGTGGTGGACCCCATCGACGAGACGGCCAGGGCGTTCTACGAGACGTTCGGATTCACCCCGACCAAAGGGCCGGGCGATCGGCTCGTGATGAAGATGTCGACGGCGGCAGCCGCCCTCCGCGACGACGTGTCACCGGCCTGA
- a CDS encoding DUF1778 domain-containing protein — protein MAAKTRRWETRVDEETDALASAAAQRLNVSKSQFVADATRASAEEVLARSDVTVMDPVLFAELVESLDTPDPAAALRKAAQGPRSYRRA, from the coding sequence ATGGCCGCCAAGACCCGACGCTGGGAGACGCGCGTCGACGAAGAGACGGACGCACTCGCGTCTGCGGCTGCTCAGCGTCTGAACGTCAGCAAGTCCCAGTTCGTCGCCGATGCCACGAGAGCATCCGCTGAAGAGGTCCTGGCGCGCAGCGATGTCACCGTGATGGACCCCGTCCTCTTCGCTGAGCTGGTCGAGTCGCTGGACACGCCGGACCCGGCCGCCGCCCTTCGCAAGGCCGCACAGGGTCCGCGCAGCTACCGACGCGCCTGA
- a CDS encoding thermonuclease family protein — MRDLPRYGVVVAGVLALALTGCGASETTSESAGAEAAVTSPDVQDEGGESAGSDAKDAAKSSSSAAGDDDSTSETSASEGAGAGKGSAKPRGSKTLYRVIRVVDGDTVKVNINGGESVRVIGIDTPETVDPDQPVQCGGPEATAAAKKLLSGKSVAVVFDESQGRRDKYDRLLAYLDVPGSGDFGEDMIRSGHAEEYTYDAAYERKPTYLAAEQSARSAGKGTWGSCQEEPAPAAPEPAEPAYTPPPPPPPSTPAPAPAPTPAPAPTPAPAPAPPAAPAGPGPGWTNDALTPGYTGCRQGYPGGRINGVYWWKPIPC, encoded by the coding sequence GTGCGAGACCTGCCCAGGTACGGGGTCGTGGTCGCCGGGGTGCTGGCGCTGGCACTCACGGGGTGCGGAGCTTCGGAGACGACGTCGGAGTCGGCGGGTGCCGAGGCGGCGGTGACCTCGCCCGACGTGCAGGACGAAGGGGGAGAGAGCGCCGGTTCCGATGCGAAGGACGCGGCGAAGTCCTCGTCCTCGGCGGCGGGTGACGACGACTCGACGAGTGAGACGAGTGCGTCGGAGGGTGCCGGCGCGGGCAAAGGCAGCGCGAAGCCTCGGGGGTCGAAGACCCTCTACCGGGTGATCCGGGTCGTCGACGGCGACACGGTGAAGGTGAACATCAACGGGGGCGAGTCGGTGCGTGTCATCGGGATCGACACCCCGGAGACGGTCGACCCGGACCAGCCGGTCCAGTGCGGTGGACCGGAGGCCACGGCCGCGGCGAAGAAGCTGCTCAGCGGCAAGAGCGTCGCTGTCGTTTTCGACGAGTCCCAGGGGCGCCGCGACAAGTACGACCGGCTGCTGGCCTACCTCGACGTGCCGGGCTCGGGTGACTTCGGTGAGGACATGATCCGCTCCGGCCACGCGGAGGAGTACACCTACGACGCCGCGTACGAGCGCAAGCCGACGTACCTGGCCGCTGAGCAGTCGGCGCGCAGCGCGGGGAAGGGCACCTGGGGGTCCTGCCAAGAGGAGCCTGCGCCGGCTGCGCCTGAGCCGGCCGAGCCCGCGTACACGCCTCCACCTCCGCCGCCGCCGTCGACGCCGGCACCTGCTCCGGCTCCCACGCCTGCGCCCGCCCCCACGCCGGCTCCCGCTCCAGCGCCTCCTGCAGCACCCGCGGGTCCGGGCCCCGGCTGGACGAACGATGCCCTGACGCCCGGCTACACCGGGTGTCGTCAGGGGTACCCCGGTGGACGCATCAACGGGGTCTACTGGTGGAAGCCG